One Burkholderia sp. 9120 DNA window includes the following coding sequences:
- the dtd gene encoding D-aminoacyl-tRNA deacylase has protein sequence MIALIQRVRRAEVRVADRVTGAIEAGLLALVCAERGDTEAAADRLLAKVLGYRVFSDAAGKMNLSVQNLDGAGRAGGLLLVSQFTLAADTNSGLRPSFTPAAPPDEGKRLFDYFVAAARGKHPIVETGEFGADMQVLLVNDGPVTFWLQTNA, from the coding sequence ATGATCGCGCTGATCCAACGCGTGCGGCGCGCGGAAGTGCGCGTGGCCGACCGCGTGACCGGCGCGATCGAAGCGGGCTTGCTCGCGCTCGTGTGCGCCGAACGCGGCGACACCGAGGCGGCCGCCGACCGACTGCTCGCCAAGGTGCTCGGCTACCGCGTGTTTAGCGACGCGGCCGGCAAGATGAATCTCTCTGTGCAGAATCTGGACGGCGCCGGGCGCGCGGGCGGCTTGCTGCTCGTGTCGCAGTTCACGCTGGCTGCGGACACCAACAGCGGCCTGCGTCCCAGCTTTACGCCGGCCGCACCGCCGGACGAGGGCAAGCGCCTCTTCGATTATTTCGTTGCCGCCGCGCGTGGCAAGCATCCGATCGTCGAGACCGGCGAGTTCGGCGCCGACATGCAGGTGTTGCTCGTCAACGACGGCCCGGTCACGTTCTGGCTGCAGACCAACGCCTGA
- a CDS encoding histidine phosphatase family protein, which translates to MTTQILFIRHGETDWNRIKRIQGHIDIPLATTGLAQAQRLARRMADEAKQGARLDAIYSSDLQRAQQTAQPIADALGLPLQLREGLRERSYGAFQGHDSDEIALRFPDEYAHWQTRDAGFAPPDGESQRTLYHRVLHAIEPLVAAHPGGRIACVAHGGVLDCVRRFACDLPLDAPRDYALLNTSVNVVDFDSGRATIVSWADVSHLDAPSSDDTFKKVPEPGR; encoded by the coding sequence ATGACCACGCAGATTCTGTTCATCCGGCACGGCGAGACCGATTGGAACCGCATCAAGCGCATTCAAGGTCACATTGACATTCCACTGGCGACGACCGGTCTGGCCCAGGCGCAACGTCTCGCGCGTCGTATGGCCGACGAGGCGAAGCAGGGCGCGCGACTCGACGCGATCTATTCGAGCGACCTGCAGCGCGCGCAGCAAACCGCGCAGCCGATCGCGGACGCGCTCGGCCTGCCCCTGCAGCTTCGCGAAGGTCTGCGCGAGCGCTCGTACGGCGCGTTCCAGGGCCATGACAGCGACGAGATCGCGCTGCGTTTCCCCGACGAATATGCGCACTGGCAAACACGCGACGCCGGCTTCGCGCCGCCGGACGGCGAGTCGCAACGCACGCTTTACCACCGCGTATTGCATGCGATCGAACCGCTGGTCGCCGCGCATCCCGGTGGACGGATTGCGTGTGTCGCGCATGGCGGCGTGCTGGATTGCGTGCGCCGTTTCGCCTGCGATTTGCCGCTCGACGCGCCGCGCGATTACGCGTTGCTCAACACGAGTGTGAATGTGGTGGATTTCGACAGCGGCCGCGCGACGATCGTGTCGTGGGCGGACGTGTCGCATCTCGACGCGCCGAGTTCGGACGACACCTTCAAGAAGGTCCCGGAACCGGGCCGTTAA
- a CDS encoding Fis family transcriptional regulator — MSKNNIEQSVRDSLGIYFQDLDGSNPHDVYDMVISCVEKPLLEVVLEQAGGNQSLAAEYLGINRNTLRKKLQQHGLL; from the coding sequence ATGAGCAAGAACAATATCGAACAATCTGTCCGCGACAGCCTGGGGATATATTTCCAGGATCTCGACGGCTCCAATCCGCACGACGTCTACGACATGGTTATTTCGTGCGTAGAAAAACCCTTGCTCGAAGTGGTGCTCGAGCAGGCCGGCGGCAATCAGTCGCTGGCCGCCGAGTATCTCGGCATTAACCGCAATACGCTGCGCAAGAAGCTGCAACAGCACGGTTTGTTGTAG
- a CDS encoding LysE family translocator produces the protein MLSLTTLALFAGACLALTATPGPDMLLIASRSVSQGRAAGFASLVGIQAGTYCHALAAAFGLSQLFLAVPMAYDIVRFTGAAYLLYLAWKTFRAQGTMLSPDATMNRYPIGRIFRQGLFTNLLNPKMALFVLALFPQFVRPEAGSVALQIMLLATVLNLIGLMVNGAVILTASKLSRKLSAGRRPSRVPQYVLGTVFAGLACRLALASRN, from the coding sequence ATGCTGAGTCTCACCACCCTCGCGCTGTTCGCTGGCGCGTGTCTCGCGCTCACCGCCACGCCCGGCCCCGACATGTTGCTGATCGCTTCACGCAGCGTGAGCCAGGGTCGCGCGGCCGGCTTTGCTTCGCTGGTGGGTATTCAAGCCGGCACTTACTGCCACGCGTTGGCAGCCGCGTTCGGTTTGTCGCAACTCTTTCTCGCGGTGCCAATGGCCTACGACATCGTGCGATTCACGGGTGCCGCTTATCTGCTTTACCTGGCGTGGAAGACCTTCCGCGCGCAAGGCACGATGCTGTCGCCGGATGCGACGATGAATCGTTATCCAATTGGCCGGATTTTCCGTCAGGGCCTGTTCACGAATCTTCTGAATCCGAAAATGGCGCTGTTCGTACTCGCGCTGTTTCCGCAATTCGTGCGGCCTGAAGCGGGGTCGGTCGCATTGCAGATCATGCTGCTTGCCACCGTGCTGAACCTGATCGGGCTGATGGTGAACGGCGCGGTGATTCTGACGGCGAGCAAGCTGAGCCGTAAGCTCTCGGCGGGGCGCCGGCCGTCGCGCGTGCCGCAGTATGTGTTGGGGACGGTGTTTGCTGGCTTGGCTTGCCGATTAGCGTTGGCCAGCCGGAATTGA
- a CDS encoding glutathione S-transferase C-terminal domain-containing protein yields the protein MMKLIGSLGSPYVRKARIVLADKKIDYELVPENVWAPDTTIHTFNPLGKVPCLVMEDGEAVFDSRVICEYVDTLSPVGKLIPQSGRERVEVRCWEALADGILDAAVLIRLESTQRAPELRVDAWVARQQRKIDEALIAMSQGLGSKTWCAGNHYTLADIAVGCALGYLDFRMPELNWREPYPNLDKHFQKLSLRQSFIDTVPAN from the coding sequence ATGATGAAACTCATCGGTTCGCTCGGTAGCCCGTATGTGCGTAAAGCGCGGATCGTGCTGGCCGACAAGAAGATCGACTACGAACTGGTGCCCGAGAACGTCTGGGCGCCCGACACCACGATTCACACCTTCAATCCGCTCGGCAAAGTGCCGTGCCTCGTGATGGAAGACGGCGAAGCGGTGTTCGACTCGCGGGTGATCTGCGAATACGTGGATACGCTGTCGCCGGTCGGCAAGCTGATTCCGCAGTCCGGCCGTGAGCGCGTGGAAGTGCGCTGCTGGGAAGCGCTCGCCGACGGCATTCTCGACGCGGCGGTGCTGATTCGCCTCGAAAGCACGCAGCGCGCGCCGGAGTTGCGCGTGGACGCGTGGGTCGCGCGCCAGCAACGTAAGATCGACGAAGCGCTGATCGCGATGTCGCAGGGTCTGGGCAGCAAGACGTGGTGCGCGGGCAATCACTACACGCTCGCCGATATCGCCGTGGGATGCGCTTTGGGTTATCTGGATTTCCGCATGCCCGAGTTGAACTGGCGCGAACCGTATCCGAATCTGGATAAGCATTTCCAGAAGCTCTCGCTGCGGCAGTCGTTTATCGATACGGTGCCGGCGAATTGA
- the ruvC gene encoding crossover junction endodeoxyribonuclease RuvC produces the protein MRILGIDPGLRVTGFGVIDQSGHTLNYVASGVIKTADADLPSRLGTIFEGISTLIRQHSPDQSAIEKVFVNVNPQSTLLLGQARGAAICGLVAGGVPVAEYTALQLKQAVVGYGRATKEQMQQMVVRLLNLSGVPGTDAADALGMAICHAHSGATLSTLGGIAPALAKKGLRVRRGRLVG, from the coding sequence ATGAGAATTCTCGGCATCGACCCCGGCTTGCGCGTGACCGGCTTCGGCGTGATCGATCAAAGCGGCCACACACTCAATTACGTTGCGAGCGGCGTCATCAAAACCGCCGACGCCGATCTGCCCTCGCGTCTGGGCACCATTTTCGAAGGCATCTCGACGCTGATTCGCCAGCACTCGCCGGATCAGTCGGCGATCGAAAAAGTCTTCGTCAACGTCAACCCGCAGTCCACGCTGCTGCTCGGTCAGGCACGCGGCGCGGCGATCTGCGGACTGGTCGCGGGCGGCGTGCCGGTGGCCGAATACACCGCGCTGCAATTGAAGCAGGCCGTGGTGGGCTACGGCCGCGCGACCAAAGAGCAGATGCAGCAGATGGTGGTGCGGCTGCTGAACCTGTCGGGCGTGCCCGGCACCGACGCCGCCGACGCGCTCGGCATGGCAATCTGTCATGCGCACAGCGGTGCGACGCTGAGTACGCTGGGCGGTATTGCACCGGCGCTCGCGAAGAAGGGCTTGCGCGTGAGACGCGGGCGGCTGGTGGGCTAG
- the purH gene encoding bifunctional phosphoribosylaminoimidazolecarboxamide formyltransferase/IMP cyclohydrolase: MIKQALISVSDKSGIVDFAKSLSDLGVKLLSTGGTAKLLADAGLPVTEVADYTGFPEMLDGRVKTLHPKVHGGILARRDLPEHMAALEKHDIPTIDLLVVNLYPFVQTVSKEECSLEDAIENIDIGGPTMLRSAAKNHRDVTVVVDPTDYAVVLDEMRANSNAVSYKTNFRLATKVFAHTAQYDGAITNYLTSLTDELQHASRNTYPATFNLAFDKVQDLRYGENPHQSAAFYRDLSVPAGALANYSQLQGKELSYNNIADSDAAWECVKTFDVPACVIVKHANPCGVAIGADAHEAYAKALQTDPTSAFGGIIAFNREVDEAAAQAVAKQFVEVLIAPSFSTAARQVFTAKQNVRLLEIALGDGHNAFDLKRVGGGLLVQSLDSKNVQPHELRVVTKRHPTPKEMDDLLFAWRVAKYVKSNAIVFCGNGMTLGVGAGQMSRVDSARIASIKAQNAGLTLTGSAVASDAFFPFRDGLDVVVAAGATCVIQPGGSMRDDEVVGAADEHNIAMVLTGVRHFRH; encoded by the coding sequence ATGATCAAGCAAGCGCTCATCTCCGTTTCCGACAAGTCCGGCATCGTCGACTTCGCCAAGTCGCTGTCCGACCTCGGCGTCAAGCTCCTGTCGACCGGCGGCACCGCGAAACTGCTCGCGGACGCAGGTCTGCCCGTCACCGAAGTCGCCGATTACACGGGCTTCCCGGAAATGCTCGATGGGCGCGTGAAAACGTTGCATCCGAAGGTACACGGCGGCATTCTGGCGCGCCGCGATCTGCCGGAACACATGGCCGCGCTCGAAAAACACGACATTCCGACCATCGACCTGCTGGTCGTGAATCTGTACCCGTTCGTGCAGACCGTGTCGAAAGAAGAGTGCTCGCTGGAAGACGCGATCGAGAACATCGACATTGGCGGCCCGACCATGCTGCGTTCGGCGGCGAAGAATCACCGCGATGTGACGGTGGTGGTCGATCCGACCGATTACGCGGTCGTGCTCGACGAAATGCGCGCGAACAGCAACGCGGTGTCGTACAAGACGAATTTCCGCCTCGCCACCAAGGTATTCGCGCACACGGCGCAGTACGACGGCGCGATCACGAACTACCTGACCAGCCTGACCGACGAATTGCAACACGCGTCGCGCAACACGTACCCCGCTACGTTCAACCTGGCCTTCGACAAGGTGCAGGACCTGCGCTACGGTGAAAACCCGCACCAGAGCGCGGCGTTCTACCGCGATCTGTCGGTGCCGGCCGGCGCGTTAGCGAACTACAGCCAGTTGCAAGGCAAGGAACTGTCGTACAACAACATCGCGGATTCCGACGCAGCGTGGGAATGCGTGAAGACTTTCGACGTGCCGGCCTGCGTGATCGTCAAGCACGCGAACCCGTGCGGCGTGGCGATCGGCGCGGACGCGCACGAGGCGTACGCGAAGGCGCTGCAGACCGATCCGACGTCGGCGTTCGGCGGCATCATCGCGTTCAACCGCGAAGTGGATGAAGCGGCGGCGCAAGCGGTGGCCAAGCAGTTCGTCGAAGTGCTGATCGCGCCGTCGTTCAGCACGGCAGCGCGCCAGGTGTTCACGGCGAAGCAGAACGTGCGTCTGCTGGAAATCGCTTTGGGCGACGGCCACAACGCGTTCGATCTGAAGCGCGTGGGCGGCGGTCTGCTGGTGCAATCGCTCGACTCGAAGAACGTGCAGCCGCACGAATTGCGCGTGGTCACGAAGCGTCACCCGACGCCGAAGGAAATGGACGACCTGCTGTTCGCATGGCGCGTGGCGAAGTACGTGAAGTCGAACGCGATCGTGTTCTGCGGCAACGGCATGACGCTGGGCGTCGGCGCCGGCCAGATGAGCCGCGTGGACTCGGCGCGTATCGCCAGCATCAAGGCGCAGAACGCCGGTTTGACGCTGACGGGTTCGGCGGTGGCATCGGACGCGTTCTTCCCGTTCCGCGACGGTCTGGATGTGGTGGTGGCGGCAGGCGCGACCTGCGTGATTCAACCGGGCGGCTCGATGCGCGATGACGAAGTGGTCGGCGCGGCGGATGAGCACAACATCGCGATGGTGTTGACCGGTGTGCGTCACTTCCGGCATTGA
- the dusB gene encoding tRNA dihydrouridine synthase DusB encodes MPTLGSHNLRNNLFVAPMAGVTDRPFRQLCKRLGAGYAVSEMVASNAQLWKSEKTMRRANHTGEVEPISVQIAGADPLMMAEAARHNVANGAQIIDINMGCPAKKVCNVAAGSALLQNEPLVQRIVEAVVGAVGIGPDAVPVTLKIRTGWNRDNKNALSVAHLAENAGIAMLTVHGRTRADLYHGDAEYETIAAVKAAVRIPVVANGDITSPHKAREVLAATGADAIMIGRAAQGRPWLFREIEHFLKTGELLPAPRIDEIQQVMNEHLEDHYAFYGEFTGVRTARKHIGWYTRGLSGANVFRHRMNTLDTTREQLLAVNEFFDAQKAISDRLVYVDETLNENGEPDPTDRLAA; translated from the coding sequence ATGCCCACTCTCGGCTCCCACAATCTGCGTAATAACCTGTTCGTCGCTCCCATGGCGGGCGTGACCGACCGGCCGTTCCGGCAACTGTGCAAACGGCTGGGCGCGGGCTATGCGGTGTCGGAAATGGTCGCCTCGAACGCGCAGCTGTGGAAAAGCGAGAAGACCATGCGCCGCGCCAACCATACCGGCGAGGTCGAGCCGATCTCCGTGCAGATCGCCGGCGCCGATCCGCTCATGATGGCCGAAGCCGCGCGCCACAACGTCGCGAACGGCGCGCAGATCATTGACATCAACATGGGCTGTCCGGCCAAGAAGGTCTGCAATGTCGCGGCCGGCTCGGCGCTGTTGCAAAACGAACCGCTAGTGCAGCGCATCGTCGAGGCGGTGGTCGGCGCGGTGGGCATCGGGCCCGACGCGGTGCCCGTCACGCTGAAAATCCGCACCGGCTGGAATCGCGACAACAAGAATGCGCTGAGCGTCGCGCATCTGGCCGAAAACGCCGGCATTGCCATGCTGACCGTGCACGGCCGCACCCGCGCCGATCTCTATCACGGCGACGCCGAATACGAGACCATCGCCGCCGTCAAAGCCGCCGTGCGCATTCCGGTGGTCGCGAACGGCGACATTACGTCGCCGCACAAGGCGCGCGAAGTGCTCGCCGCCACCGGCGCCGACGCGATCATGATCGGCCGCGCCGCGCAGGGGCGTCCGTGGCTGTTTCGCGAGATCGAACATTTTCTGAAAACGGGCGAGTTGCTGCCGGCGCCGCGCATCGACGAAATCCAGCAGGTGATGAACGAGCATCTCGAAGATCACTACGCGTTCTACGGGGAATTTACCGGCGTGCGCACTGCGCGTAAGCACATCGGCTGGTACACTCGCGGCCTTTCTGGCGCCAACGTGTTCCGGCATCGCATGAATACGCTGGACACCACGCGCGAACAACTCCTCGCCGTCAACGAGTTCTTCGACGCACAAAAGGCGATCTCCGACCGCCTTGTCTATGTCGACGAAACGCTCAACGAGAACGGCGAGCCGGACCCAACCGACCGACTAGCAGCATGA
- a CDS encoding aminopeptidase P N-terminal domain-containing protein has product MNQPTEPTLAIDVYRTRRERVLAALRATGGGVAIVPTAPEALRNRDADYPYRHDSYFYYLTGFTEPEALLVLDASAASGEPASVLFCREKNVERETWEGFRFGPEGARTAFGFDAALAIGDVDVQLPRLLADKPSLHYALGSSAQLDKQVRGWLDTVRAQGRSGVATPTAAGDLIPLLDEMRLVKDDHELAVMRRAGQISAQAHRRAMAACHPGIREYELEAELLYTFRKFGAQAPAYTSIVAAGANACVLHYPAGNAVAQDGDLILIDAACELDGYASDITRTFPASGRFTPAQRELYDIVLAAQQAAVDATRAGATFDDPHQAAVRVLSQGLLDTGIIDRAKFASVDDVIAERAYAPFYMHRTGHWLGMDVHDVGDYRERGAARDEAGVLPWRTLQASMTLTIEPGLYIRPTEGVPERYWNIGIRIEDDAIVTPTGCELITRDVPVAADEIEALMQEARAAHETRK; this is encoded by the coding sequence ATGAACCAGCCGACCGAACCCACCCTCGCCATCGACGTCTACCGAACGCGCCGCGAGCGCGTCCTCGCCGCGCTGCGCGCGACGGGCGGCGGCGTCGCCATCGTCCCCACCGCACCGGAAGCGCTGCGCAACCGCGACGCCGATTATCCGTACCGGCACGACAGCTATTTCTACTACCTGACCGGTTTCACCGAACCGGAGGCGCTGCTGGTGCTCGACGCCAGCGCCGCGTCCGGCGAACCGGCGTCGGTCCTGTTCTGCCGCGAGAAGAACGTCGAGCGCGAAACGTGGGAAGGCTTCCGCTTCGGTCCCGAGGGTGCGCGGACAGCGTTCGGTTTCGACGCCGCGTTAGCAATCGGCGACGTCGACGTGCAACTGCCGCGGCTGCTCGCCGACAAGCCGTCGCTGCACTACGCGCTCGGCAGCTCGGCGCAACTGGACAAACAGGTGCGCGGCTGGCTCGACACGGTGCGCGCGCAAGGCCGCAGCGGCGTCGCAACACCCACCGCCGCCGGCGATCTGATCCCGCTGCTCGACGAGATGCGGCTCGTCAAAGACGACCACGAACTCGCCGTCATGCGCCGCGCCGGGCAGATTTCGGCACAGGCGCATCGCCGCGCGATGGCCGCGTGCCATCCGGGCATCCGCGAATACGAACTCGAAGCCGAACTGCTCTACACGTTCCGCAAATTCGGCGCGCAGGCGCCGGCTTATACGTCGATCGTCGCGGCAGGCGCCAATGCCTGCGTGCTGCACTACCCGGCCGGCAACGCGGTGGCGCAAGACGGCGACCTGATCCTGATCGACGCGGCCTGCGAACTCGACGGCTACGCGTCCGACATCACCCGCACCTTCCCCGCCAGCGGCCGCTTCACGCCGGCGCAGCGCGAGCTGTATGACATCGTGCTGGCCGCGCAGCAGGCCGCCGTCGACGCCACCCGCGCCGGCGCCACCTTCGACGATCCGCATCAGGCGGCCGTGCGCGTGCTGTCGCAGGGCTTGCTCGACACCGGCATCATCGACCGCGCGAAGTTCGCTTCGGTCGACGACGTGATCGCCGAGCGCGCCTACGCGCCCTTCTATATGCACCGCACCGGCCACTGGCTCGGCATGGACGTGCACGACGTTGGCGACTACCGCGAACGCGGCGCGGCGCGCGACGAAGCGGGCGTGTTGCCGTGGCGCACCTTGCAGGCGTCGATGACGCTGACCATCGAGCCCGGCCTGTACATCCGCCCGACAGAGGGCGTGCCCGAGCGCTACTGGAATATCGGCATCCGTATCGAGGACGACGCGATCGTCACGCCGACCGGCTGCGAGCTGATCACGCGCGACGTGCCGGTCGCCGCCGACGAGATCGAGGCGCTGATGCAGGAAGCCCGCGCGGCCCACGAAACAAGGAAGTAA
- the ruvA gene encoding Holliday junction branch migration protein RuvA, producing the protein MIGRIAGVLLEKNPPHLLVDCNGVGYEVDVPMSTFYNLPSTGERVVLLTQMIVREDAHLLYGFGTTDERATFRELLKISGIGARMALAVLSGMSVHELAQTVTMQDAARLTRVPGIGKKTAERLLLELKGKLGADLGAMAGAASASDHASDILNALLALGYSEKEALAAVKNVPAGTGVSEGIKLALKALSKG; encoded by the coding sequence ATGATCGGTCGCATTGCCGGCGTTCTGCTGGAAAAAAACCCGCCGCATCTGCTCGTCGACTGCAACGGCGTCGGCTATGAAGTCGACGTGCCGATGAGCACGTTCTACAACCTGCCCTCGACCGGCGAACGCGTCGTGCTGCTCACGCAGATGATCGTGCGCGAAGACGCGCATCTGCTGTACGGCTTCGGCACCACCGACGAACGCGCCACGTTCCGCGAACTGCTGAAGATTTCCGGCATCGGCGCACGCATGGCGCTCGCGGTGCTGTCCGGCATGAGCGTGCACGAACTGGCGCAAACCGTAACGATGCAGGACGCGGCTCGCCTCACACGCGTGCCGGGCATCGGCAAGAAAACGGCCGAGCGCCTGCTGCTCGAACTGAAGGGCAAGCTCGGCGCCGACCTGGGCGCGATGGCGGGCGCGGCGTCGGCCTCCGACCACGCCTCCGATATCCTGAACGCACTGCTCGCCTTGGGTTACTCCGAAAAAGAAGCGTTGGCGGCCGTCAAGAACGTGCCGGCCGGCACCGGCGTTTCCGAGGGCATCAAGCTCGCGCTGAAAGCGTTGTCCAAGGGCTGA
- a CDS encoding UbiH/UbiF/VisC/COQ6 family ubiquinone biosynthesis hydroxylase, whose protein sequence is MNDVSPSTVILKPASAAHPYDFDVTIVGAGPVGLALAGWLARRSATQALKIALVDAREPEDSIADPRAIAVSHGSRMILEPLRWPADATAIQRIHVSQRGHFGRTLIDHAEHGLPALGYVLRYGSIVHGLAEAVHASPVHWFRSTSAAAPTQEHDGVTLPIETAGVARSLRTRILVNAEGGLFGDQKAGKRTGEDSASRDYGQTALVGTVTVSSPQPHVAWERFTSQGPIALLPMGGVRGADYALVWCCAPEEAARRAQLSDADFLRELGAAFGDRMGRFTQIKGRASFPLGLNAVETLVQGRVVAIGNAAQTLHPVAGQGLNLGLRDAHSLADALSAEGPTPLALATFAQRRALDRRLTIGATDTLARLFTVDFAPLAIVRGLALTALEFVPPVKTALARQMMFGQRR, encoded by the coding sequence ATGAACGATGTTTCCCCGTCGACGGTGATTCTGAAGCCCGCCTCGGCCGCTCATCCGTACGACTTCGACGTGACGATCGTCGGCGCCGGACCGGTCGGGCTGGCGCTGGCCGGCTGGCTGGCGCGCCGCAGCGCGACCCAGGCGCTGAAGATCGCGCTGGTCGACGCGCGCGAGCCGGAGGATTCGATCGCCGATCCGCGCGCAATCGCCGTCTCGCACGGCAGCCGGATGATTCTGGAGCCGCTGCGCTGGCCCGCCGACGCCACCGCGATCCAGCGCATTCACGTGTCGCAGCGCGGACACTTCGGCCGCACGCTGATCGATCATGCCGAGCACGGCTTGCCGGCGCTGGGGTATGTGCTGCGTTACGGGTCGATCGTGCATGGTCTCGCCGAAGCGGTGCATGCGAGCCCGGTGCACTGGTTCCGCTCGACCTCGGCCGCCGCGCCGACCCAGGAGCATGACGGCGTGACGCTGCCGATCGAAACGGCGGGTGTCGCGCGGTCGTTGCGCACGCGGATTCTGGTAAATGCCGAAGGCGGGTTGTTCGGCGATCAGAAGGCCGGCAAACGAACCGGCGAGGACAGTGCTTCGCGCGATTACGGACAAACCGCGCTGGTCGGCACGGTGACTGTCTCCTCGCCGCAACCGCATGTGGCCTGGGAACGCTTCACGTCGCAAGGTCCGATCGCCTTGCTGCCCATGGGCGGCGTGCGCGGCGCCGACTACGCGCTGGTCTGGTGCTGCGCGCCGGAAGAAGCCGCACGCCGCGCGCAACTCTCCGACGCGGACTTTTTGCGCGAACTCGGCGCGGCCTTCGGCGACCGCATGGGCCGCTTCACGCAGATCAAAGGCCGCGCGTCGTTCCCGTTGGGCCTCAACGCGGTCGAGACGCTCGTTCAGGGCCGCGTCGTCGCGATCGGCAACGCGGCGCAAACCCTGCACCCGGTGGCCGGCCAGGGGCTAAACCTCGGTCTGCGCGACGCGCACTCGCTTGCCGACGCGTTGTCCGCGGAAGGCCCCACGCCGCTCGCGCTCGCCACCTTCGCCCAACGCCGCGCGCTCGACCGGCGCCTCACGATCGGCGCGACCGACACGCTCGCGCGCCTGTTCACCGTCGACTTCGCCCCACTCGCGATCGTGCGCGGTCTCGCGCTCACCGCGCTCGAATTCGTGCCGCCGGTGAAAACCGCGCTAGCGCGTCAAATGATGTTCGGACAGCGCCGCTAG
- the ruvB gene encoding Holliday junction branch migration DNA helicase RuvB gives MIETDKLAAERIIAPTPVSSNEEAFERALRPRQLDEYVGQEKVRGQLEIFIEAAKRRSESLDHVLIFGPPGLGKTTLAHIIAREMGVNLRQTSGPVLERAGDLAALLTNLEANDVLFIDEIHRLSPVVEEILYPALEDYQIDIMIGEGPAARSVKLDLQPFTLVGATTRAGMLTNPLRDRFGIVARLEFYNAEELARIVTRSASLLNAQIHPDGAIEIARRARGTPRIANRLLRRVRDFAEVKADGNITAQVADAALKMLDVDAVGFDLMDRKLLEAILHKFDGGPVGVDNLAAAIGEERDTIEDVLEPYLIQQGFLQRTPRGRVATMLTYRHFGLAAPDSSSALPGIWNSAAT, from the coding sequence ATGATCGAAACCGACAAACTTGCCGCCGAGCGCATCATCGCGCCCACGCCCGTCTCGTCGAACGAAGAAGCGTTCGAGCGGGCGTTGCGTCCGCGCCAGCTCGACGAATATGTCGGGCAGGAAAAAGTGCGCGGCCAGCTGGAAATCTTCATCGAGGCCGCCAAGCGCCGCTCCGAATCGCTCGACCACGTGCTGATCTTCGGGCCGCCGGGCCTCGGCAAGACCACGCTCGCGCACATCATCGCGCGGGAAATGGGCGTCAATCTGCGGCAAACGTCCGGTCCGGTGCTCGAACGCGCCGGCGATCTGGCCGCGCTGCTCACCAATCTCGAAGCCAACGACGTCCTGTTCATCGACGAAATCCACCGGCTCTCGCCGGTTGTCGAAGAAATTCTGTACCCGGCGTTGGAGGATTATCAGATCGACATCATGATCGGCGAAGGGCCAGCCGCGCGTAGCGTGAAGCTGGACCTGCAGCCGTTCACGCTGGTCGGCGCGACCACCCGTGCAGGCATGCTGACCAATCCGCTGCGCGACCGTTTCGGGATCGTCGCACGGCTCGAGTTTTATAACGCCGAGGAATTGGCGCGCATCGTCACGCGTTCGGCCTCGCTGCTGAACGCGCAGATTCATCCTGATGGCGCAATCGAAATCGCCAGGCGCGCACGCGGTACGCCGCGGATCGCGAACCGCCTGCTGCGTCGCGTGCGTGATTTCGCCGAGGTGAAAGCCGACGGCAACATCACCGCACAAGTGGCCGACGCCGCGCTGAAAATGCTCGACGTCGACGCGGTCGGCTTCGACCTGATGGACCGCAAGCTGCTCGAAGCGATCCTGCACAAGTTCGACGGCGGCCCGGTTGGCGTCGACAATCTGGCGGCCGCTATCGGTGAAGAGCGCGACACGATCGAAGACGTGCTCGAACCGTATCTGATCCAGCAAGGTTTCCTGCAGCGCACGCCGCGCGGCCGCGTTGCGACGATGCTCACGTACCGGCATTTCGGGTTGGCCGCGCCGGACTCGTCGAGCGCGTTGCCGGGTATCTGGAATTCGGCTGCGACCTGA